A genomic segment from Diadema setosum chromosome 11, eeDiaSeto1, whole genome shotgun sequence encodes:
- the LOC140235299 gene encoding uncharacterized protein: MEKSGSQCDNSSSLPAYSEMGADTASPRASRFAFWRIPCTAVLITALLVAGAITIAAVVHQGSAQCQEPAKSGRLNGARDQVLDHDAVRHLELRGGNGESASETVTYNSVLNTVLINAPGNFSDGSPATIAIDFDRNVVFMNIHDQNTCVAFALEDKLAQMAENFTRNKEHNQVIDLVSDKMETENYRVSGTIPEGYVQAANGPIIRGMCSGRTSQWLEVETDGAMPGRQRRDRTYVCVKVLGIKYCYWRWYG; the protein is encoded by the exons ATGGAGAAATCAGGATCACAG TGCGACAACTCCTCGTCTCTGCCAGCGTACTCCGAGATGGGGGCAGATACGGCGTCACCAAGAGCCTCGCGATTCGCCTTCTGGAGGATCCCCTGTACCGCTGTTCTCATAACAGCTCTGCTTGTAGCCGGTGCCATCACAATCGCTGCAGTGGTTCACCAGGGGAGTGCTCAGTGTCAGGAACCAGCCAAAAGTGGTCGCCTAAATGGGGCACGCGATCAAGTCCTCGATCATGATGCA GTTAGGCACTTGGAGCTGAGGGGCGGAAACGGGGAGTCTGCCTCCGAAACCGTGACCTACAACAGCGTCCTCAACACTGTTCTCATCAACGCTCCTGGTAACTTCAGCGATGGCTCGCCAGCGACGATCGCGATCGACTTCGATCGG AATGTGGTGTTTATGAATATCCATGATCAGAACACGTGCGTGGCTTTCGCCCTTGAAGACAAACTGGCACAGATGGCAGAGAACTTCACCAGGAACAAGGAGCATAATCAG GTCATCGACTTGGTCTCGGACAAGATGGAGACGGAGAATTACCGTGTCTCAGGAACAATCCCGGAGGGCTACGTCCAGGCCGCAAACGGGCCTATCATCCGAGGGATGTGCAGCGGTCGAACGTCTCAGTGGCTGGAGGTGGAGACCGATGGCGCGATGCCAGGAAGGCAGAGACGCGACCGCACTTACGTCTGCGTAAAAGTGCTTGGCATCAAATATTGCTACTGGCGGTGGTACGGATAA